The Syngnathus typhle isolate RoL2023-S1 ecotype Sweden linkage group LG6, RoL_Styp_1.0, whole genome shotgun sequence genome has a window encoding:
- the LOC133156128 gene encoding heat shock protein beta-7-like gives MDSLTSSSRRSSSSYRSSARYSSSSFRSESSRVGSGDSLDDLLEPFLDSSDSSSLFCEEGQAPFGRQGRTSYGNSAPVGGGVPVCQTGAGSVQCVGDSYYMSADVSQFEPHDVVVMAYSHHVVIHAQKVMDDGSVSATFTNKSQFPKDMNPLSVSGTFNSDGILIVSVRRNNSTDGRDLLAVPTYYRSEAHL, from the exons ATGGACTCACTGACTTCTTCGAGTCGTAGATCCTCTTCCTCCTATCGCTCCTCAGCCCGTTATAGCTCCAGTAGTTTTCGGTCAGAGAGCTCACGGGTCGGGTCAGGGGACTCCTTGGATGATCTTTTAGAGCCTTTTCTTGACTCGTCGGACTCATCCAGCTTGTTTTGTGAAGAGGGCCAGGCCCCATTTGGTAGGCAAGGAAGAACCTCCTATGGAAACAGTG CTCCAGTGGGGGGTGGTGTGCCTGTTTGTCAGACGGGCGCCGGAAGTGTGCAATGTGTAGGAGATAGCTACTATATGTCCGCCGATGTCAGCCAGTTTGAGCCGCATGACGTTGTGGTAATGGCATATAGCCATCATGTCGTCATTCACGCTCAGAAG GTCATGGATGACGGAAGTGTCAGTGCCACATTCACCAATAAGTCCCAATTCCCGAAGGACATGAATCCTCTTTCTGTCAGTGGGACCTTCAACAGTGACGGCATCCTGATTGTGAGTGTTCGCCGAAACAACTCTACAGATGGGCGGGATCTTCTGGCTGTGCCTACATACTATCGCAGCGAAGCTCACCTTTGA
- the fam131ab gene encoding protein FAM131A isoform X1, with translation MVLSALTHLNCKVNVDDTIEMLPKSRRALTIQEIAALARSSLHGISQVVKDHVTKPTAMAQGRVAHLIEWKGWCKPMETPAALESDFNSYSDLTEGEQEARFAAGVAEQFAIAEAKLRAWSSIDGDDSNDDSYDEDFLPANEPATQSTDVPSYPPYLKDLIHNQLCQHLGLRGACSEGGGSGEPSPTAASPDTLRSSLCSLDEHHPLLRDLSVHRGAHGNAAELAAKILSALQGGEELLLARLQRVGRTGPGGRDCAFHSLGGGGHGIGPRGGQESPAYSVSYSETYLSPGEDDDTPCKDYEATLCQAEANGEEFPPDYEPRRRMSDVASSGVVSLDEDEEEDEETLQAESNQ, from the exons GTGAATGTTGATGACACCATTGAAATGTTACCAAAATCAAGGCGAGCTTTGACCATTCAAGAGATTGCGGCATTGGCACGATCCTCCCTGCATG GTATTTCCCAGGTTGTGAAGGATCATGTGACAAAGCCCACAGCCATGGCACAGGGCAGGGTCGCCCACCTCATCGAGTGGAAGGGATGGTGTAAGCCAATGGAAACACCTGCGGCCCTGGAATCGGACTTTAATTCGTATTCCGATCTCACCGAGGGAGAGCAGGAGGCGCGCTTTGCTGCTG GTGTTGCGGAACAGTTCGCCATTGCTGAGGCTAAACTGAGGGCCTGGTCGTCAATAGATGGTGACGATTCCAATGATGACTCATACGATGAAGATTTTCTGCCTGCCAACGAGCCTGCTACACAAAGTACAG ACGTGCCATCATATCCGCCCTACTTAAAGGACCTGATCCACAACCAGCTTTGTCAACACCTGGGCCTGCGTGGGGCGTGCAGCGAGGGAGGGGGCAGCGGGGAGCCGTCTCCCACGGCGGCCTCACCGGACACTCTCCGCTCCAGCCTGTGCAGCCTTGATGAACACCACCCGCTTCTGCGTGACCTGAGCGTCCACCGCGGAGCCCACGGCAACGCCGCCGAGCTAGCCGCTAAAATTCTGTCTGCGCTGCAGGGAGGAGAAGAGCTTCTTCTCGCCCGGCTTCAGAGGGTGGGGCGGACGGGGCCCGGCGGGAGGGACTGCGCTTTCCACAGCCTCGGGGGGGGCGGGCACGGCATCGGACCTCGTGGCGGTCAAGAGTCTCCTGCGTATTCCGTGTCTTACTCAGAGACATATCTGTCCCCTGGGGAGGATGACGACACCCCCTGCAAAGACTACGAGGCAACCTTGTGCCAGGCGGAGGCCAACGGGGAGGAGTTCCCCCCGGATTACGAGCCGCGCAGGAGGATGTCTGACGTGGCCTCCTCAGGGGTCGTTTCGCTTgatgaggacgaggaggaggatgaagaaacACTTCAGGCGGAGTCAAACCAATGA
- the fam131ab gene encoding protein FAM131A isoform X2, whose amino-acid sequence MLPKSRRALTIQEIAALARSSLHGISQVVKDHVTKPTAMAQGRVAHLIEWKGWCKPMETPAALESDFNSYSDLTEGEQEARFAAGVAEQFAIAEAKLRAWSSIDGDDSNDDSYDEDFLPANEPATQSTDVPSYPPYLKDLIHNQLCQHLGLRGACSEGGGSGEPSPTAASPDTLRSSLCSLDEHHPLLRDLSVHRGAHGNAAELAAKILSALQGGEELLLARLQRVGRTGPGGRDCAFHSLGGGGHGIGPRGGQESPAYSVSYSETYLSPGEDDDTPCKDYEATLCQAEANGEEFPPDYEPRRRMSDVASSGVVSLDEDEEEDEETLQAESNQ is encoded by the exons ATGTTACCAAAATCAAGGCGAGCTTTGACCATTCAAGAGATTGCGGCATTGGCACGATCCTCCCTGCATG GTATTTCCCAGGTTGTGAAGGATCATGTGACAAAGCCCACAGCCATGGCACAGGGCAGGGTCGCCCACCTCATCGAGTGGAAGGGATGGTGTAAGCCAATGGAAACACCTGCGGCCCTGGAATCGGACTTTAATTCGTATTCCGATCTCACCGAGGGAGAGCAGGAGGCGCGCTTTGCTGCTG GTGTTGCGGAACAGTTCGCCATTGCTGAGGCTAAACTGAGGGCCTGGTCGTCAATAGATGGTGACGATTCCAATGATGACTCATACGATGAAGATTTTCTGCCTGCCAACGAGCCTGCTACACAAAGTACAG ACGTGCCATCATATCCGCCCTACTTAAAGGACCTGATCCACAACCAGCTTTGTCAACACCTGGGCCTGCGTGGGGCGTGCAGCGAGGGAGGGGGCAGCGGGGAGCCGTCTCCCACGGCGGCCTCACCGGACACTCTCCGCTCCAGCCTGTGCAGCCTTGATGAACACCACCCGCTTCTGCGTGACCTGAGCGTCCACCGCGGAGCCCACGGCAACGCCGCCGAGCTAGCCGCTAAAATTCTGTCTGCGCTGCAGGGAGGAGAAGAGCTTCTTCTCGCCCGGCTTCAGAGGGTGGGGCGGACGGGGCCCGGCGGGAGGGACTGCGCTTTCCACAGCCTCGGGGGGGGCGGGCACGGCATCGGACCTCGTGGCGGTCAAGAGTCTCCTGCGTATTCCGTGTCTTACTCAGAGACATATCTGTCCCCTGGGGAGGATGACGACACCCCCTGCAAAGACTACGAGGCAACCTTGTGCCAGGCGGAGGCCAACGGGGAGGAGTTCCCCCCGGATTACGAGCCGCGCAGGAGGATGTCTGACGTGGCCTCCTCAGGGGTCGTTTCGCTTgatgaggacgaggaggaggatgaagaaacACTTCAGGCGGAGTCAAACCAATGA